One Bacillus amyloliquefaciens DSM 7 = ATCC 23350 DNA window includes the following coding sequences:
- a CDS encoding 2,3-dihydro-2,3-dihydroxybenzoate dehydrogenase, protein MTALGMKGKTAVVTGAAQGIGEATALALAEQGVNVAAIDTNEGLLLGLTDRLRQKGVQAQAFAADVSDSAAVNDIIAAVEHDMGPIEILANVAGVLRPGPVHSLSDEDWAQTFSVNTTGVFHVSRAVSRYMMERKKGAIVTVGSNAAGVPRASMAAYAASKAAAVMFTKCLGLELSAYHIRCNIVSPGSTETEMQRAMWQDENGARDVIRGSLDTYKTGIPLQKLAKPSDIANAVLFLASEQANHITMHDLCVDGGATLGV, encoded by the coding sequence ATGACCGCATTGGGAATGAAAGGGAAAACGGCGGTTGTCACCGGCGCCGCTCAAGGCATCGGAGAAGCAACAGCGCTTGCCCTTGCTGAACAAGGAGTAAATGTGGCAGCTATAGATACGAATGAAGGCCTGCTTCTCGGTCTTACTGACAGGCTCCGGCAAAAAGGCGTCCAAGCGCAGGCTTTTGCCGCAGATGTATCAGACAGTGCGGCTGTCAATGATATCATCGCCGCCGTTGAACACGACATGGGCCCTATTGAAATATTGGCGAACGTTGCGGGCGTACTGCGGCCGGGTCCGGTGCATTCCCTCAGTGATGAAGATTGGGCTCAAACATTTTCAGTTAATACGACCGGCGTGTTTCATGTATCACGCGCCGTCAGCCGGTACATGATGGAGCGGAAAAAGGGCGCCATCGTTACGGTCGGTTCAAACGCGGCCGGCGTTCCGCGCGCTTCCATGGCGGCTTATGCGGCGTCAAAAGCGGCTGCCGTCATGTTTACGAAATGCCTTGGACTGGAGCTTTCGGCCTATCATATCCGCTGCAACATCGTATCTCCCGGTTCAACGGAAACCGAGATGCAGCGGGCGATGTGGCAGGATGAAAACGGAGCACGGGACGTCATCAGAGGTTCGCTTGATACATATAAAACGGGAATTCCGCTTCAAAAGCTGGCAAAGCCTTCTGATATTGCAAATGCTGTTTTGTTTCTGGCCTCTGAACAGGCAAACCATATCACGATGCATGACTTATGCGTTGATGGCGGCGCTACTTTAGGCGTGTGA
- a CDS encoding alpha/beta hydrolase yields MDGNQTKRGSAPAGRYAMPGTEVREVRSKGGRTYRLFVSFPQEEPPASGFPVIYLLDANSVFGTMAEALRVQSRRPEKTGVVPAVIVGIGYPTDQPFSAERHSDFTMPLSESELPVHPRGAAWPEQGGAEAFLAFIEKEVKPAVERDYPIDRDRQTIFGHSLGGLFVLQVLLTRPDMFRTYVAGSPSIHWNKRFIQEEAERLSDRISEGNLQVSVLLAAGEIEKTHKSRIPQHAEALYSVLSAFEGDGVRAEYCEFEGEGHISVLPVLISRALRFCLNPGGPHTPYSPS; encoded by the coding sequence ATGGACGGAAATCAAACAAAGCGGGGTTCCGCGCCGGCCGGTCGATATGCGATGCCGGGCACAGAAGTAAGAGAAGTGCGTTCAAAAGGAGGCCGTACGTATCGTCTCTTTGTCTCTTTTCCTCAGGAAGAACCGCCTGCATCCGGTTTTCCCGTCATATACCTGCTCGATGCGAATTCCGTGTTCGGAACAATGGCTGAAGCTTTACGGGTGCAAAGCCGCCGGCCTGAAAAAACAGGCGTTGTCCCGGCGGTGATTGTGGGAATCGGCTATCCGACTGATCAGCCGTTTTCCGCCGAACGCCACAGTGATTTTACGATGCCGCTCTCTGAATCAGAACTGCCGGTGCATCCGCGCGGGGCGGCGTGGCCCGAGCAGGGAGGAGCGGAAGCGTTTCTGGCATTTATAGAAAAAGAAGTAAAGCCCGCGGTGGAGCGGGATTATCCGATCGACAGAGACAGGCAGACGATTTTCGGCCATTCGCTGGGCGGTCTTTTTGTGCTGCAAGTGCTTTTGACGAGGCCGGACATGTTCCGGACCTATGTTGCCGGGAGTCCGTCAATCCATTGGAACAAGCGCTTTATTCAGGAAGAAGCGGAGCGTTTGTCAGACCGGATCTCTGAGGGAAATCTTCAAGTCAGCGTACTGCTGGCAGCGGGAGAAATTGAAAAGACGCATAAAAGCAGGATTCCGCAGCACGCAGAGGCGCTGTACTCTGTATTATCTGCGTTTGAAGGTGACGGAGTCCGCGCTGAATACTGCGAGTTTGAAGGAGAAGGCCATATCTCTGTTCTGCCGGTTTTAATCAGCAGAGCCCTGCGTTTCTGCCTGAATCCGGGAGGGCCGCATACCCCGTATTCCCCTTCTTGA
- a CDS encoding sulfite oxidase-like oxidoreductase, giving the protein MFFGKTKQTRQSDRIPPNQNVTTKFPVLHAGNVPYYEDMSKWNLQVYGLVDRPMLLSFEDIKAFPKAELKNDIHCVTGWSRLDNVWQGIRAKDIAEKAGVHEEAGFVILHAEEGWTANLPLSDFTRETSLLAYAHNGEPLTPEHGYPLRGVFPHLYFWKSAKWLRGIQFTKENHPGFWEKNGYHMRGDPWKNQRFTWD; this is encoded by the coding sequence ATGTTTTTCGGAAAAACGAAACAAACAAGGCAGTCGGATCGGATTCCGCCAAATCAAAATGTCACAACGAAGTTTCCCGTGCTTCACGCCGGAAATGTTCCTTATTATGAAGATATGTCAAAATGGAATCTGCAGGTGTACGGGCTTGTGGACCGTCCTATGCTGTTAAGCTTTGAAGATATCAAAGCCTTTCCGAAAGCCGAATTGAAAAATGACATTCATTGCGTTACGGGCTGGTCCCGACTTGATAACGTCTGGCAGGGAATACGCGCGAAAGATATCGCCGAGAAAGCGGGCGTGCATGAAGAAGCGGGTTTCGTCATTTTGCACGCTGAAGAGGGCTGGACGGCCAATCTGCCGCTTTCCGATTTTACGCGGGAGACATCCCTGCTGGCATATGCGCATAATGGAGAGCCGTTAACGCCGGAGCACGGCTATCCGCTCAGAGGCGTTTTTCCTCATCTTTATTTTTGGAAAAGCGCTAAATGGCTGCGCGGCATTCAGTTCACAAAGGAAAACCACCCCGGCTTTTGGGAGAAAAACGGCTATCATATGAGGGGAGACCCATGGAAGAATCAGCGCTTTACATGGGATTAA
- a CDS encoding biotin transporter BioY — protein sequence MKQRNLRAGDMALIGMFAALMAVGANITSMAPFLQVAGIPLSLQPFFCLLAAMLLGARRAAIAMTVYALAGLAGAPIFAQFSAGFAPFIGKSGGFILAYIPAAFAAGWLLEKTKEPGRLHYAWASLIGTAVIYIIGTTYTYIALKLWLHAPISYGMAWFYMIWFFIKDIILALLLASIAPAVYRSVHKATGFNRNPA from the coding sequence ATGAAACAACGCAATCTTCGCGCGGGCGATATGGCGCTTATCGGCATGTTTGCCGCACTGATGGCCGTCGGCGCCAACATTACATCAATGGCTCCCTTTTTGCAAGTTGCGGGAATTCCGTTATCACTGCAGCCTTTCTTTTGTCTGTTAGCTGCGATGCTTCTCGGCGCAAGACGGGCGGCCATTGCGATGACGGTATACGCATTGGCCGGACTCGCGGGGGCTCCTATTTTCGCTCAATTCTCAGCAGGCTTTGCGCCGTTTATCGGAAAAAGCGGCGGATTTATTCTCGCCTACATCCCGGCGGCATTTGCAGCCGGATGGCTGCTGGAAAAAACAAAAGAACCCGGCCGCCTGCATTATGCATGGGCCTCTTTGATCGGCACCGCCGTCATCTATATCATTGGCACGACCTATACGTATATTGCGCTGAAATTATGGCTTCATGCTCCGATCAGCTACGGAATGGCCTGGTTTTATATGATTTGGTTTTTCATAAAAGATATCATTTTAGCACTGTTATTGGCATCTATCGCGCCTGCCGTTTACAGGTCCGTTCATAAAGCGACGGGGTTCAATCGAAATCCTGCGTAA
- a CDS encoding Na+/H+ antiporter NhaC family protein, which yields MNAVVVAVLLMLVLSLLRVNIIIALMIGALAGGLTGGLGLGETVKAFTDGLGGNATVAVSYALLGAFAAALTKTGLPDAMVEASVKLIGKKEDSRKKALSKVLIVLIILIISCFSQNVVPVHIAFIPVLIPPLLKIFNELEMDRRLIACVMTFGLTAPYIVLPVGFGQIFQGMLRDNMASAGLKVPLSDIPYALIIPTAGMAVGLILAVIVFRKPKKYETKEIAGLSSSPYTKKSIAIALISIGVSLAVQLYLSQVLGVEGMIMGALAGLFTLFISGVMKRNEADKLITDGMILMAFIGFVMLVAAGFSNVLNKTGDVASLVKASTGLIGNSQSLGALLMLVVGLLITMGIGSSFATVPVITTIFVPLCAQLGFSPMATIAVIGAAAAVGDAGSPASDSTLGPTSGLSADGQHHHIWDTCVPTFIFYNIPLVIFGWIAALVL from the coding sequence ATGAACGCTGTTGTTGTCGCAGTACTGCTTATGCTCGTTTTAAGCCTGCTGCGTGTCAATATAATTATAGCTTTAATGATCGGAGCGCTTGCCGGCGGACTGACCGGAGGCTTAGGCCTCGGTGAGACGGTGAAGGCATTTACGGACGGTCTCGGCGGAAATGCCACCGTCGCGGTCAGCTACGCGCTGCTCGGAGCATTTGCTGCGGCGCTGACAAAGACGGGGCTTCCCGATGCGATGGTCGAAGCGTCTGTCAAATTAATCGGAAAAAAGGAAGATTCGCGGAAAAAAGCACTGTCTAAAGTGTTAATCGTACTCATTATTTTAATCATATCTTGTTTCTCGCAAAACGTGGTGCCCGTTCACATTGCGTTTATTCCGGTACTGATTCCGCCGCTTTTAAAAATATTTAATGAATTGGAAATGGACCGCAGGCTGATTGCGTGTGTGATGACATTCGGACTGACTGCGCCGTATATTGTTCTGCCTGTCGGGTTCGGACAGATTTTCCAGGGGATGCTGAGAGATAATATGGCGTCAGCAGGTTTAAAGGTGCCGCTCAGTGATATCCCGTATGCTTTAATCATTCCGACGGCGGGGATGGCAGTCGGTTTAATTTTAGCTGTCATCGTCTTTCGGAAACCGAAGAAATATGAGACGAAGGAAATTGCGGGATTATCGTCTTCTCCTTATACGAAAAAAAGCATCGCCATCGCCCTGATCTCCATTGGCGTATCGCTTGCCGTTCAGCTCTATCTGTCTCAGGTGCTCGGAGTGGAAGGCATGATCATGGGCGCGCTTGCCGGCTTGTTTACGCTGTTTATCAGCGGAGTCATGAAGCGCAATGAAGCGGATAAGCTGATTACGGACGGCATGATTCTGATGGCCTTTATCGGGTTTGTCATGCTCGTTGCGGCCGGTTTTTCAAATGTATTGAACAAAACGGGTGATGTGGCTTCCTTGGTCAAAGCATCAACAGGATTGATCGGCAACAGCCAATCATTGGGCGCACTCCTGATGCTCGTCGTCGGTTTGTTAATCACGATGGGAATCGGATCGTCATTTGCAACCGTACCCGTCATTACGACGATATTTGTTCCGCTGTGCGCTCAGCTCGGTTTCAGCCCAATGGCGACGATCGCCGTAATCGGAGCGGCCGCTGCGGTCGGTGATGCAGGTTCTCCTGCAAGTGACAGTACGCTCGGACCGACGTCAGGCCTCAGTGCCGACGGCCAGCACCACCACATATGGGATACGTGCGTACCGACATTTATTTTCTATAACATTCCGCTTGTGATATTCGGCTGGATTGCCGCACTTGTCCTGTAA
- a CDS encoding leucyl aminopeptidase yields the protein MFYASDQLRHPETLVIGLFQKSTLSGFTKELDDKLDGHLTQLLKDGDVSAKRNRVSKVYPPAATGMKRIYFIGMGREADYSFEDTKECFARVFQQIHQDKKQEVSVLLDTFVSGEVPAADAAHALSESCLLAVYEVQDYKHKSNEPDQELTSVCAVTEEDLREVQAGLNVGAAYGQGTNSARTLVNMPGNMLTATDLASYAAELAAKYDFECEILEKDEMEELGMGGLLAVNKGSSEPPKMIVLKYQGKDQWEDVIGLVGKGITFDTGGYSIKPKTGIVGMKSDMGGAASVLGAMEIIGELRPEQNVLAVIPSTDNMISSDAMKPDDVIVSLSGKTIEILNTDAEGRLVLADGITYAKQHGASVLVDVATLTGGVIVALGNEMTGAMTNNAAFYEQVAESAKESGEPIWQLPITEKDKKRVRNSQMADLNNSPGREGHAIMAGTFLGEFAENTPWVHLDIAGTATANKATCFGPAGATGVMARTLAVLTERFTPEK from the coding sequence ATGTTTTATGCATCTGATCAATTGCGGCATCCCGAAACACTTGTCATCGGTCTTTTTCAAAAAAGCACGCTGAGCGGATTTACGAAGGAATTGGATGATAAACTGGACGGACATCTGACACAGCTGTTAAAGGACGGTGATGTCTCTGCCAAACGCAATCGTGTATCAAAAGTATACCCTCCGGCCGCAACCGGTATGAAACGTATTTATTTTATCGGCATGGGAAGGGAAGCGGATTATTCGTTTGAAGATACGAAGGAATGCTTCGCACGCGTGTTTCAGCAGATTCATCAAGATAAGAAACAGGAAGTATCTGTTTTGCTTGATACATTCGTCTCCGGCGAAGTGCCTGCCGCCGATGCCGCTCATGCGCTTTCGGAAAGCTGTCTGCTTGCGGTTTATGAAGTGCAGGATTATAAACATAAATCAAATGAACCGGATCAGGAACTGACTTCAGTCTGCGCCGTGACCGAAGAAGACCTGAGGGAAGTGCAGGCCGGCCTGAATGTCGGCGCGGCATACGGTCAAGGGACGAATTCGGCCCGCACGCTCGTGAATATGCCGGGAAATATGCTGACGGCCACTGATCTTGCCTCATATGCCGCTGAACTTGCGGCAAAATATGATTTCGAGTGTGAAATTTTAGAAAAAGATGAAATGGAAGAGCTCGGCATGGGCGGGCTGCTTGCCGTTAACAAGGGCTCATCCGAACCGCCGAAAATGATCGTTCTGAAGTATCAGGGCAAAGATCAGTGGGAAGATGTCATCGGCCTGGTCGGCAAAGGAATTACCTTTGATACGGGCGGATATTCGATTAAACCGAAAACTGGCATCGTTGGCATGAAAAGCGATATGGGCGGGGCCGCTTCCGTACTGGGAGCAATGGAAATTATCGGCGAATTGCGGCCTGAACAAAACGTGCTTGCCGTCATTCCGTCTACGGACAACATGATTTCGTCCGATGCCATGAAGCCGGATGACGTCATCGTCTCACTCAGCGGAAAAACCATTGAAATCCTGAACACCGATGCGGAAGGGCGCCTCGTGCTTGCCGACGGCATTACATATGCCAAGCAGCACGGAGCTTCGGTCCTCGTAGACGTCGCCACATTAACGGGCGGTGTCATTGTCGCCTTAGGAAACGAAATGACGGGCGCCATGACCAATAACGCCGCGTTTTATGAACAGGTGGCAGAATCGGCGAAAGAATCCGGGGAACCGATCTGGCAGCTTCCGATAACAGAAAAGGATAAAAAACGGGTGAGAAACAGTCAGATGGCTGATTTGAACAATTCTCCCGGAAGAGAAGGCCATGCGATTATGGCGGGGACATTCCTTGGTGAATTTGCGGAAAACACCCCGTGGGTTCATCTCGATATCGCGGGAACCGCGACAGCCAATAAAGCGACATGCTTCGGACCTGCCGGCGCAACAGGCGTCATGGCAAGGACGTTGGCTGTTTTGACTGAACGGTTTACTCCAGAAAAATAA
- a CDS encoding divergent PAP2 family protein yields the protein MGVLMNFPLLASFAAIIFAQVVKVPIQFIVSKKLDWTLVTSTGGMPSSHSAAVTALSTGVALEQGLDSPLFAVAAIFAVITMFDATGVRRHAGEQATVINKLVIDFNRFVSEAKDFPKAEEKEKQKKLKELLGHQPIEVFFGGVTGIVLTLILDYFFM from the coding sequence ATGGGTGTACTTATGAATTTTCCTTTACTGGCGAGTTTTGCCGCCATTATTTTTGCCCAAGTTGTAAAAGTGCCTATTCAATTTATCGTATCCAAAAAACTTGACTGGACTCTCGTGACGAGCACCGGCGGCATGCCGAGTTCCCATTCCGCCGCCGTCACCGCGCTGTCAACCGGAGTCGCTTTGGAACAGGGACTGGACTCCCCCCTGTTTGCAGTCGCCGCGATTTTCGCCGTCATTACGATGTTTGACGCTACCGGTGTAAGGCGGCATGCGGGTGAACAGGCGACGGTCATTAATAAGCTGGTTATCGATTTTAACCGGTTTGTCAGCGAAGCGAAGGACTTTCCGAAAGCGGAAGAGAAAGAAAAACAGAAAAAACTGAAAGAATTGCTCGGCCATCAGCCGATCGAAGTGTTCTTCGGCGGCGTCACCGGTATTGTGCTGACTCTGATTTTAGATTATTTCTTTATGTAA
- a CDS encoding 3D domain-containing protein translates to MTIIRRVFMIVLFLGACHATYFSITGVEAKDLSNWMTEHRGAALKNIGIPFQSLQNQPEKKASGKVKPLEEAFDWNRYPSQKVTATGYTAGAESTGKSPGHPQYGITYSGVKVKRDLYSTVAADPSVFPIGTILFIPNYGYGVVADTGSKIKGSRLDLYFDTVKDVYNNWGKKTLEVYIIKKGNGTVTEDELVKLNETKSLQVFRNQYKTVKE, encoded by the coding sequence GTGACGATAATCAGACGCGTATTCATGATCGTGCTCTTTTTAGGCGCATGCCATGCGACATACTTTTCCATAACGGGTGTTGAAGCAAAGGATCTGTCAAATTGGATGACGGAACATCGCGGTGCCGCGTTGAAAAACATCGGTATTCCGTTTCAGTCATTACAGAATCAGCCGGAAAAGAAGGCATCAGGCAAGGTGAAACCCCTGGAAGAAGCTTTTGACTGGAACCGTTATCCGTCTCAAAAGGTGACGGCCACAGGTTATACCGCCGGAGCGGAATCTACGGGAAAATCTCCTGGGCATCCGCAATACGGAATTACATATTCAGGCGTGAAGGTCAAACGTGATTTATATTCAACGGTGGCGGCCGATCCGTCTGTTTTCCCGATCGGGACGATTCTGTTTATACCGAATTACGGATACGGGGTTGTCGCCGATACCGGTTCGAAAATTAAAGGCAGCCGCCTTGATCTCTACTTTGACACCGTAAAGGACGTCTATAACAACTGGGGTAAAAAAACACTTGAAGTCTACATCATTAAAAAAGGGAACGGCACGGTGACCGAGGACGAACTTGTAAAGCTGAACGAAACAAAGTCGCTGCAAGTGTTCAGAAACCAATACAAAACGGTAAAAGAATAA
- a CDS encoding YuiB family protein codes for MISLPVVLISIVLFFVLFFGIGFLLNMLLRMSWIMAVIYPIVCLFIISNKKMISYVQAPGESFQSLFQRIMSLAAADVVILAGGLAGAVMSGIAIKALRKRGYQMF; via the coding sequence GTGATTAGTTTGCCGGTCGTCCTGATCTCAATCGTACTATTTTTTGTACTGTTTTTCGGCATTGGCTTTCTGTTGAACATGCTGCTGAGAATGTCGTGGATTATGGCTGTTATCTATCCGATTGTATGCCTTTTCATTATCAGCAATAAAAAGATGATCAGTTACGTGCAGGCACCGGGGGAATCATTTCAAAGCCTGTTTCAGCGCATCATGTCATTGGCAGCCGCAGATGTCGTGATTTTGGCAGGCGGACTGGCGGGAGCCGTCATGTCAGGCATTGCCATAAAGGCGCTCAGAAAAAGAGGATATCAAATGTTTTAA
- a CDS encoding YuiA family protein: MKTTAKSTAACPFCSGKGYFQLLLGGSETCPSCRGSGKERR, encoded by the coding sequence ATGAAAACGACAGCAAAAAGCACTGCGGCATGTCCGTTCTGCTCAGGAAAAGGGTATTTTCAATTGCTTCTTGGCGGCTCCGAAACATGTCCCTCCTGCCGGGGAAGCGGCAAAGAGAGACGCTGA
- a CDS encoding NAD(P)/FAD-dependent oxidoreductase translates to MALNKPKIVVLGAGYGGLMTVTRLPKHIGTNDADITLVNKHNYHYETTWMHEASAGTLHHDRCRYQIKDVINESRVKFVQDTVKAIDVQNKKVTLSQGDIPYDYLVIGLGAVPETFGIKGLKEFAFPIANINTSRQLKDHIELQFATYNTEAEKRPDRLTIVVGGAGFTGIEFLGELANRKPELCRNYDIDESLVRIVCVEAAPTVLPGFDPELVDYAVQYLESKGVEFKIGTAVQECRADGVTVGKKDEEPEEIKSQTVVWAAGVRGHPIVEEAGFENMRGRVKVNPDLRAPGHDNVFILGDSSLFINEETERPYPPTAQIAMQQGETVAKNLGRLIKGGQLEEFKPDIKGTVASLGEHNAVGVVYGRKLKGTPASFMKKVIDNRSLFMIGGLGLTLKKGKFKFF, encoded by the coding sequence ATGGCATTGAATAAACCCAAAATCGTGGTTTTAGGTGCAGGTTATGGTGGATTAATGACAGTAACAAGGCTTCCGAAACATATCGGGACAAATGACGCCGACATTACTTTGGTCAATAAACACAATTATCATTATGAAACGACATGGATGCATGAAGCGAGCGCAGGAACGCTGCACCATGACCGCTGCAGATATCAAATAAAAGATGTAATCAATGAATCACGTGTCAAATTTGTGCAGGATACCGTAAAAGCGATAGATGTTCAAAATAAAAAGGTGACGCTTTCACAAGGGGACATCCCTTATGATTATCTCGTCATCGGGCTTGGCGCAGTCCCTGAAACATTCGGGATTAAAGGTTTAAAAGAATTCGCCTTTCCGATCGCAAATATTAATACGTCGCGCCAGCTGAAAGACCACATTGAGCTCCAATTTGCGACATACAATACGGAGGCCGAAAAACGCCCTGACCGTTTAACCATCGTCGTCGGCGGAGCGGGATTTACGGGAATTGAATTTCTCGGAGAACTCGCGAACCGCAAGCCGGAGTTATGCAGAAATTATGATATAGATGAAAGTCTCGTCCGGATCGTCTGCGTCGAGGCCGCACCGACGGTTTTGCCGGGATTTGATCCGGAGCTTGTCGATTATGCCGTTCAATACCTTGAGAGCAAGGGCGTTGAGTTTAAAATCGGCACCGCGGTTCAAGAATGCCGCGCTGACGGTGTCACAGTCGGCAAGAAAGATGAAGAGCCAGAGGAAATCAAATCGCAGACCGTAGTCTGGGCCGCAGGCGTGCGCGGACATCCGATCGTGGAGGAAGCGGGTTTTGAAAATATGCGCGGCCGTGTTAAGGTCAATCCTGATCTTCGGGCGCCCGGCCACGATAACGTTTTTATTCTCGGCGACAGCTCGCTCTTTATTAATGAAGAGACGGAACGGCCGTACCCGCCGACTGCTCAGATCGCGATGCAGCAAGGAGAAACAGTCGCCAAAAACCTGGGCCGTTTGATTAAAGGAGGCCAGCTTGAAGAGTTCAAGCCCGACATTAAAGGGACCGTCGCCTCTCTTGGTGAACATAACGCGGTCGGTGTCGTATACGGCAGGAAGCTCAAAGGCACGCCGGCGTCCTTTATGAAAAAGGTAATTGACAACCGCTCGTTATTTATGATTGGCGGACTCGGTCTGACATTGAAAAAAGGGAAGTTTAAATTCTTCTGA
- the yumC gene encoding ferredoxin--NADP reductase 2, producing the protein MQEDSKVYDITVIGGGPVGLFTAFYGGMRQASVKIIESLPQLGGQLSALYPEKYIYDVAGFPKIRAQELVDNLKEQMAKFEQTICLEQAVESVEKQADGVFKLVTNSETHYSKTVIITAGNGAFKPRKLELESAEQYEGKNLHYFIDDLNQFAGRRVAVLGGGDSAVDWALMLEPIAKEVSIIHRRDKFRAHEHSVENLHNSKVNVLTPFVPTELVGEDRIEQIVLEEVKGDRKEIIEIDDLIVNYGFVSSLGPIKNWGLEIEKNSIVVKSTMETNIEGFFAAGDICTYEGKVKLIASGFGEAPTAVNNAKAYMDPKARVQPLHSTSMFEK; encoded by the coding sequence ATGCAAGAGGATTCAAAGGTTTATGATATTACGGTCATCGGCGGCGGCCCGGTCGGCCTGTTTACCGCTTTTTACGGGGGAATGAGACAGGCAAGCGTTAAAATCATCGAGAGCCTGCCTCAGCTTGGCGGCCAGCTCAGCGCGCTGTACCCTGAAAAATATATTTATGATGTAGCCGGATTCCCGAAAATCCGCGCCCAAGAACTTGTGGACAACTTAAAAGAGCAAATGGCAAAGTTCGAGCAGACCATCTGCTTAGAGCAGGCCGTCGAATCTGTTGAAAAACAGGCGGACGGTGTGTTTAAGCTTGTCACAAATTCAGAAACGCACTATTCAAAAACGGTTATTATCACCGCAGGAAACGGTGCGTTTAAGCCGAGAAAGCTTGAGCTTGAATCAGCGGAGCAATATGAAGGCAAAAACCTTCACTACTTCATTGACGACCTCAATCAATTCGCAGGCAGACGCGTTGCCGTTTTGGGCGGCGGCGATTCCGCGGTTGACTGGGCGCTCATGCTTGAGCCGATCGCGAAAGAAGTCAGCATCATCCACCGCCGCGATAAATTCCGCGCGCATGAACACAGTGTAGAAAACCTGCACAATTCTAAAGTCAACGTGCTGACACCGTTTGTTCCGACTGAACTTGTCGGTGAAGACCGGATCGAACAGATCGTTCTTGAAGAAGTGAAAGGCGACCGCAAAGAAATCATTGAAATTGATGACCTGATCGTAAACTACGGCTTTGTTTCTTCTCTCGGCCCGATTAAAAACTGGGGCCTTGAAATCGAGAAAAACTCCATCGTCGTCAAAAGCACGATGGAAACGAATATTGAAGGCTTCTTTGCCGCCGGAGATATCTGCACATATGAAGGCAAAGTCAAGCTGATTGCCAGCGGTTTCGGCGAAGCTCCGACAGCCGTGAACAACGCGAAGGCTTACATGGACCCGAAAGCGCGCGTCCAGCCTCTGCATTCTACAAGCATGTTTGAAAAATAA
- the guaC gene encoding GMP reductase — translation MENVFDYEDIQLIPAKCIVNSRSECDTSVTLGGHTFKLPVVPANMQTVIDENIAAWLAENGYFYIMHRFEPEKRLAFVQDMKARGLISSISVGVKENDYEFIRELKAQQLVPDYITIDIAHGHSNAVISMIQFIKEHVPESFVIAGNVGTPEAVRELERAGADATKVGIGPGKVCITKIKTGFGTGGWQLAALRWCAKAASKPIIADGGIRTHGDIAKSIRFGASMVMIGSLFAGHEESPGQTVEIDGKLYKEYFGSASEFQKGEKKNVEGKKMHVEHKGSLQDTLIEMEQDLQSSISYAGGNKLEAIRNVDYVIVKNSIFNGDRF, via the coding sequence ATGGAAAATGTATTCGATTACGAAGATATTCAGCTGATTCCCGCAAAATGCATTGTGAACAGCCGTTCAGAATGTGATACATCAGTTACGTTGGGCGGACACACATTTAAACTTCCGGTCGTGCCAGCCAACATGCAGACGGTTATAGATGAAAACATCGCTGCCTGGCTCGCGGAAAACGGGTATTTTTATATCATGCACCGCTTCGAGCCGGAAAAACGCCTGGCTTTTGTTCAGGATATGAAAGCGCGCGGACTGATTTCTTCCATCAGTGTCGGCGTGAAGGAAAATGATTATGAATTCATTCGGGAGCTGAAAGCACAGCAGCTTGTGCCGGATTATATCACCATCGATATCGCGCACGGTCATTCCAATGCCGTGATCAGCATGATCCAATTTATTAAAGAACATGTTCCGGAAAGCTTTGTCATTGCAGGGAACGTCGGGACGCCTGAAGCCGTAAGGGAGCTGGAACGCGCCGGCGCTGACGCGACAAAGGTGGGAATCGGCCCCGGTAAAGTCTGCATCACAAAGATTAAAACAGGCTTCGGAACAGGCGGATGGCAATTAGCCGCGCTTCGCTGGTGCGCAAAAGCGGCAAGCAAACCGATCATTGCCGACGGCGGCATCCGCACGCACGGGGATATTGCGAAGTCCATCCGTTTCGGCGCGTCTATGGTCATGATCGGATCATTATTCGCCGGTCACGAGGAATCACCGGGACAAACGGTCGAAATCGACGGAAAGCTTTATAAAGAATATTTCGGCTCCGCTTCCGAATTTCAAAAAGGCGAAAAGAAAAATGTAGAGGGCAAAAAAATGCATGTCGAGCATAAAGGGTCTCTGCAGGACACGCTGATTGAAATGGAGCAGGATCTGCAATCTTCCATCTCCTACGCCGGCGGCAATAAACTCGAAGCCATCCGCAATGTCGACTACGTGATCGTGAAAAACTCTATTTTCAACGGCGACAGATTTTAA